In the genome of Raphanus sativus cultivar WK10039 chromosome 4, ASM80110v3, whole genome shotgun sequence, one region contains:
- the LOC108853496 gene encoding protein BASIC PENTACYSTEINE6-like isoform X2 — MDDGGRHKAPQGQQQQHQPSMKQVMSIIAERDAAIQERNLAISERKSAVAERDMAFLQRDTAIAERNNAIMERDSALSALQFHDSSMASPSSSAKHMHHHQQHHILPLSETPYDGLLTSQLALESAKPKRGKRVRDPKNTAASKRGTKNHRKVKKEKEDDLSKIMFVKTTTLDYGEEEVNQVVYDETTMPPPVCSCTGVLRQCYKWGNGGWQSSCCTTTLSMHPLPALPNKKHARVGGRKMSGSAFNKLLSRLAAQGHSDLSDSVDLKDHWAKHGTNRYITIK, encoded by the exons ATGGATGATGGTGGTCGGCATAAAGCACCTCAGGGCCAG cagcagcagcatcagCCATCGATGAAACAAGTGATGTCGATAATAGCAGAGCGCGACGCAGCGATCCAGGAGAGGAACCTAGCTATATCAGAGAGAAAATCAGCTGTAGCTGAGAGAGACATGGCGTTTCTCCAGCGAGATACCGCCATCGCTGAGCGCAACAATGCGATCATGGAGAGAGACAGTGCTCTCTCAGCGTTACAGTTCCATGACAGCTCCATGGCTTCCCCTTCTTCCTCTGCAAAGCACATGCACCATCATCAGCAACATCACATACTTCCGCTGAGTGAAACTCCATATGATGGTCTCCTTACATCACAATTAGCCTTGGAATCTGCAAAACCAAAACGTGGCAAACGAGTGAGAGACCCAAAGAACACTGCTGCTAGTAAGAGAGGGACAAAGAATCATAGGAAGGTTAAGAAAGAGAAGGAAGACGATTTGAGCAAGATCATGTTTGTGAAGACAACAACCCTTGACTACGGCGAAGAAGAAGTTAACCAGGTTGTGTATGACGAGACGACAATGCCACCACCTGTCTGTTCATGCACAGGAGTTCTCAGACAGTGCTACAAATGGGGAAACGGAGGTTGGCAGTCATCGTGTTGCACGACCACATTGTCGATGCATCCGTTACCAGCACTGCCCAACAAAAAACATGCCAGAGTTGGGGGAAGGAAAATGAGCGGAAGCGCCTTCAACAAGCTACTAAGCAGGCTTGCTGCACAAGGGCATAGTGATCTCTCAGACTCTGTTGATCTCAAGGACCATTGGGCAAAGCACGGTACAAACCGTTATATTACGATCAAATAA
- the LOC108853496 gene encoding protein BASIC PENTACYSTEINE6-like isoform X1, with protein sequence MDDGGRHKAPQGQWMMQQQQHQPSMKQVMSIIAERDAAIQERNLAISERKSAVAERDMAFLQRDTAIAERNNAIMERDSALSALQFHDSSMASPSSSAKHMHHHQQHHILPLSETPYDGLLTSQLALESAKPKRGKRVRDPKNTAASKRGTKNHRKVKKEKEDDLSKIMFVKTTTLDYGEEEVNQVVYDETTMPPPVCSCTGVLRQCYKWGNGGWQSSCCTTTLSMHPLPALPNKKHARVGGRKMSGSAFNKLLSRLAAQGHSDLSDSVDLKDHWAKHGTNRYITIK encoded by the exons ATGGATGATGGTGGTCGGCATAAAGCACCTCAGGGCCAG TGGAtgatgcagcagcagcagcatcagCCATCGATGAAACAAGTGATGTCGATAATAGCAGAGCGCGACGCAGCGATCCAGGAGAGGAACCTAGCTATATCAGAGAGAAAATCAGCTGTAGCTGAGAGAGACATGGCGTTTCTCCAGCGAGATACCGCCATCGCTGAGCGCAACAATGCGATCATGGAGAGAGACAGTGCTCTCTCAGCGTTACAGTTCCATGACAGCTCCATGGCTTCCCCTTCTTCCTCTGCAAAGCACATGCACCATCATCAGCAACATCACATACTTCCGCTGAGTGAAACTCCATATGATGGTCTCCTTACATCACAATTAGCCTTGGAATCTGCAAAACCAAAACGTGGCAAACGAGTGAGAGACCCAAAGAACACTGCTGCTAGTAAGAGAGGGACAAAGAATCATAGGAAGGTTAAGAAAGAGAAGGAAGACGATTTGAGCAAGATCATGTTTGTGAAGACAACAACCCTTGACTACGGCGAAGAAGAAGTTAACCAGGTTGTGTATGACGAGACGACAATGCCACCACCTGTCTGTTCATGCACAGGAGTTCTCAGACAGTGCTACAAATGGGGAAACGGAGGTTGGCAGTCATCGTGTTGCACGACCACATTGTCGATGCATCCGTTACCAGCACTGCCCAACAAAAAACATGCCAGAGTTGGGGGAAGGAAAATGAGCGGAAGCGCCTTCAACAAGCTACTAAGCAGGCTTGCTGCACAAGGGCATAGTGATCTCTCAGACTCTGTTGATCTCAAGGACCATTGGGCAAAGCACGGTACAAACCGTTATATTACGATCAAATAA